Proteins encoded in a region of the Quercus lobata isolate SW786 chromosome 8, ValleyOak3.0 Primary Assembly, whole genome shotgun sequence genome:
- the LOC115954484 gene encoding peptidyl-prolyl cis-trans isomerase CYP19-3 — translation MSNPKVFFDILIGKMKAGRVVMELFADVTPKTAENFRALCTGEKGIGRSGKPLHYKGSGFHRIIPNFMCQGGDFTKGNGTGGESIYGLKFEDENFKLKHTGPGILSMANAGPNTNGSQFFICTEKTQWLDGKHVVFGKVVDGYSVVKEMEKVGSDGGTTRERVVIEDCGQITEN, via the coding sequence ATGTCAAATCCAAAGGTTTTCTTTGACATTCTGATTGGAAAGATGAAAGCTGGACGAGTTGTAATGGAGCTATTTGCTGATGTTACACCTAAAACTGCTGAAAATTTTCGTGCACTTTGCACAGGGGAGAAGGGGATTGGGAGATCTGGGAAGCCATTACATTACAAGGGCTCGGGATTTCACCGCATAATCCCAAACTTCATGTGTCAGGGAGGGGATTTCACAAAGGGAAATGGGACTGGAGGAGAGTCCATTTATGGCCTGAAATTTGAGGATGAGAACTTCAAGTTGAAGCATACAGGGCCAGGAATTTTATCAATGGCTAATGCTGGACCGAACACCAATGGCTCTCAGTTCTTTATCTGCACTGAGAAGACCCAATGGCTTGATGGGAAGCATGTTGTGTTTGGTAAAGTTGTGGATGGCTACAGTGTGGTTAAGGAAATGGAGAAGGTGGGATCGGACGGTGGGACTACTAGGGAGCGGGTTGTAATTGAAGATTGTGGTCAGATTACAGAGAATTGA
- the LOC115958078 gene encoding rubisco accumulation factor 1.1, chloroplastic-like: MLSVTVNPLKPPFSSTFFNPLNNHSLHSPLPKTSLKPISAVFSPSGQSHQPPQYQNQNQNQQQQLYQPFRPPPSTPLTSQFHSLDTANRIDILANRLGLWFEYAPLIPTLIREGFTPSSLEEATGISGVEQNRLVVAAQVRDSLVQSTSNDPELLASFDLGGAELLYEIRLLSAQQRAAAARYIVDNKLDAKGTQDLARAMKDFPRRRGDRGWDSFDYGIPGDCLSFMYYRQSREHKNPSEERTSALELALEVAKSERAKNRVLEELKGASEGKGGEEGIESGVRVPVVRLKIGEVAEASRVVVLPVCRDEEREIGVLDAPRECRSEGEFGVVVAEKGWKRWVVLPAWEPVAGLGNGGVVVSFVDARVLPWKANRWYNEEAILVVADRSRNEVAADDGFYLVAIDSNGEGLKVERGSALKEKGVTESLGTVVLVVRPPREETDDQLADEDWE, translated from the coding sequence ATGCTCTCTGTAACCGTAAACCCCCTGAAACCCCCATTCTCCTCCACCTTCTTCAACCCTCTCAACAACCACTCCCTCCACTCTCCTCTCCCTAAAACCTCCCTTAAACCCATCTCAGCCGTTTTCTCCCCATCTGGCCAATCCCACCAACCACCCCAataccaaaaccaaaaccaaaaccaacaacaacaactctATCAACCCTTCAGGCCACCCCCCTCTACCCCCCTCACCTCCCAATTCCACTCCCTCGACACCGCCAACCGCATCGACATCCTCGCCAACCGCCTCGGCCTATGGTTCGAGTACGCCCCATTAATCCCCACCCTCATCCGGGAAGGCTTCACCCCTTCTTCCCTCGAAGAAGCCACCGGCATTTCCGGCGTCGAACAGAACAGGTTAGTGGTCGCTGCTCAAGTTCGAGACTCTCTCGTGCAGTCCACTTCCAACGACCCTGAATTGCTCGCTTCGTTCGACCTCGGCGGTGCCGAATTGCTGTACGAAATTCGCCTGCTCAGTGCCCAGCAGCGTGCGGCCGCGGCGCGTTACATcgttgataataagcttgatgCTAAGGGTACTCAAGACCTCGCTCGAGCGATGAAGGACTTCCCTCGCAGACGCGGCGATAGAGGGTGGGACAGTTTTGATTACGGTATTCCAGGTGACTGTCTTTCGTTTATGTATTATAGACAGAGTAGAGAGCATAAGAACCCGTCTGAGGAGAGAACTTCTGCTTTAGAATTAGCGTTGGAAGTTGCTAAGAGTGAGAGAGCTAAGAACAGGGTGTTGGAAGAGTTGAAAGGGGCGAGTGAAGGGAAAGGAGGGGAAGAGGGTATCGAGAGTGGGGTTCGGGTTCCGGTTGTCAGGTTGAAGATTGGTGAAGTGGCGGAGGCGAGTAGGGTGGTGGTGTTGCCGGTTTGTAGAGATGAGGAGAGGGAAATTGGGGTTTTGGATGCACCGAGGGAGTGTAGGAGTGAAGGGGAGTTTGGTGTGGTGGTGGCGGAAAAAGGGTGGAAGAGGTGGGTGGTTTTGCCGGCGTGGGAGCCCGTGGCCGGGTTAGGAAATGGGGGAGTTGTTGTGTCGTTTGTGGATGCGAGGGTATTGCCTTGGAAGGCGAATAGGTGGTATAATGAGGAGGCTATATTGGTGGTGGCTGATAGGAGTAGGAATGAGGTGGCTGCAGATGACGGGTTTTATTTGGTGGCAATTGATAGTAATGGTGAGGGCTTGAAGGTTGAAAGAGGGTCGGCATTGAAGGAAAAGGGTGTGACGGAGAGTTTAGGGACTGTGGTGTTGGTGGTTAGGCCACCAAGAGAAGAGACTGATGATCAATTGGCTGATGAAGATTGGGAGTGA
- the LOC115956480 gene encoding uncharacterized protein LOC115956480, with the protein MGDDLKVVEVGDGLLQFKFAMESQLNWVWNNGPWCFDNQILALRRWEKGMTVRTVNFTHLPMWVQVWGLPFDLTIEEAGQDIGQGLGRVIEVDCKAIKTDQARFLRIRVEVPLDRPLRRGCPIVSPEGDEAKVAFRYERLVGWCFACGRIGHEMKECESANDTEKSSRPYGEWLKAGTWLKPEMLRNKQRSSERFRREPNAEIEPVT; encoded by the coding sequence ATGGGAGACGACTTGAAGGTGGTGGAAGTCGGAGATGGTCTATTACAATTTAAATTCGCTATGGAGAGCCAACTAAATTGGGTTTGGAACAATGGTCCTTGGTGCTTTGACAACCAAATTCTTGCCTTACGGAGGTGGGAAAAGGGGATGACAGTGAGAACGGTGAACTTCACCCACCTACCTATGTGGGTCCAAGTTTGGGGGCTGCCATTTGACTTAACAATTGAAGAAGCAGGACAAGACATTGGACAGGGACTGGGCAGAGTCATTGAAGTGGACTGCAAAGCCATCAAAACAGATCAAGCTCGCTTCCTTCGTATACGTGTTGAGGTGCCACTAGACAGACCGTTGCGGAGAGGGTGTCCTATTGTCAGTCCAGAGGGAGACGAAGCCAAAGTCGCTTTCCGATACGAACGCCTAGTGGGTTGGTGTTTCGCATGTGGGAGAATTGGCCATGAGATGAAGGAGTGCGAGTCGGCAAACGATACGGAAAAGAGCAGTAGACCGTATGGAGAATGGTTGAAAGCTGGTACTTGGCTCAAGCCTGAAATGCTGAGAAACAAACAGAGGAGTTCGGAACGGTTCCGGCGAGAACCAAACGCTGAGATAGAACCAGTGACGTAG